In one window of Spiroplasma corruscae DNA:
- a CDS encoding RluA family pseudouridine synthase, whose translation MEQKIKYSFLSEPIRIDKYLVQQLTDDYNFSRTYIQKIIEQKKVKVNEEVVNSKYILQPNDTIEVLIPEPEKLDTLPEDIDFDIIYEDNDILVINKPNGLVVHPAPGNLSGTLVNGLLFRIKNLSSINGVLRPGIVHRIDKNTNGLLIVAKTDNAHKVLVKMLGENKIYKEYIALVHGVVESNKGLIDAPIGRHRTDRKKMAVTEVNSKRAITKFEVLKRFTKHSLLKCVIDTGRTHQIRVHLSYINHPVLGDSLYSYKEDSKIEYGQYLHAHKLVFNHPITNKKLEFVSEIPDEFNVRINMIEN comes from the coding sequence ATGGAACAAAAAATTAAGTATAGTTTTTTATCAGAGCCAATTAGAATAGATAAATATTTAGTTCAACAACTTACTGATGATTATAATTTTTCTAGAACATATATTCAAAAAATAATTGAACAAAAAAAAGTCAAGGTTAATGAAGAGGTGGTCAACTCTAAATATATTTTACAACCAAATGATACTATTGAAGTTCTGATCCCAGAACCAGAAAAGTTAGATACATTACCAGAAGATATTGATTTTGATATCATATATGAAGACAATGACATCTTAGTTATAAATAAACCTAATGGATTAGTAGTTCACCCAGCTCCAGGTAATTTATCAGGAACATTAGTAAATGGTTTATTATTTAGAATTAAAAATCTTTCTTCAATTAATGGTGTCTTAAGACCTGGAATAGTTCACAGAATAGATAAGAATACCAATGGTTTATTAATAGTTGCAAAAACGGATAATGCACATAAAGTATTAGTTAAAATGCTTGGTGAAAATAAAATATATAAGGAATATATTGCTTTAGTGCATGGAGTTGTTGAATCAAATAAAGGTTTAATTGACGCTCCGATTGGTAGACATAGAACTGATAGGAAAAAAATGGCTGTGACTGAAGTGAATTCTAAGAGAGCAATAACAAAATTTGAAGTGTTAAAGAGATTTACTAAACACTCATTATTGAAGTGTGTAATAGATACAGGTAGAACTCATCAAATCAGGGTGCACTTAAGTTATATAAATCATCCAGTACTGGGTGATTCTTTATATTCATATAAAGAAGACTCAAAAATTGAGTATGGTCAATACTTGCATGCTCATAAACTGGTCTTTAATCATCCTATAACTAATAAAAAATTAGAATTTGTATCTGAAATTCCTGACGAATTTAATGTTAGAATAAATATGATAGAAAATTAG
- a CDS encoding deoxycytidylate deaminase, with product MPKRNNYIDWDTYFLAMVKLNAMRSKDPDTQVGAIIVNDLKHIVSTGYNGLPRGLNDDDYPWKRDETLEKSKYAYVVHAELNAILSSNSNVRDCIIYTSLFPCNECVKSIIQSGIKKIIYSNDKYDGTAQNIVAKKMLKDANIETVYKKEVFLEIKY from the coding sequence ATGCCAAAACGCAATAATTATATAGATTGAGATACTTATTTTCTTGCAATGGTTAAATTAAATGCGATGAGAAGTAAGGACCCAGATACACAAGTAGGAGCAATAATTGTTAATGACCTAAAACATATTGTTTCAACTGGTTATAATGGTTTACCAAGGGGATTGAATGATGATGATTACCCTTGAAAAAGAGATGAAACTTTAGAAAAAAGTAAGTATGCGTATGTAGTTCATGCTGAATTAAACGCAATATTATCATCTAATAGCAACGTAAGAGATTGTATAATCTACACAAGTTTATTTCCATGTAATGAATGTGTAAAAAGCATAATTCAATCTGGCATTAAAAAAATTATTTATTCTAATGATAAGTATGATGGAACTGCACAAAATATAGTAGCAAAAAAAATGCTAAAAGATGCAAATATTGAAACAGTTTATAAAAAGGAAGTATTTTTAGAAATAAAATATTAA